TCAACAGGCAATCATCGGCTTCCATTACTCTTAATTGGCAAATCCAAAAACCCAAGAGCTTTTAAAAACGTTAAAAAGCTTCCAGTtgtttataaaaaccaaaataaagcaTGGATGACTTCTGCATTGTTTACGGAATGGTTTGATGACGTTTTTATTCCAGATGTTAAAAagtatcaaaagaaaataaataaaaaggggAATGTATTGCTTTTGCTGGACAATGCACCTACTCATCCTTCAGAAAGTTTACTTGAGAGAGAAAATGGTCGTTTCAAAGCTCTTTTTCTGCCACCTAATGTGACCAGTTTGCTGCAACCTATGGATCAAGGCATCATTGAATGCATGAAACGACTTTACAAAAAACAACTGCTTCGTAAGCTACTGTTAGCCGATGAAAATGAAGAAGGTACTAAAGGTCATAAAAACATTAACATAAAAGATTGCTGCTACATGGTAGCTGATGCATGGACTTCCGTAAACGCGATAACTTTGAAGAGggcttggaataaaataaatggaatttcaACACAACAGCAAATacaggaagaaaaagaaaatgcagAATTGAAGAACAACGAGGAAAGTGATAAAGATACTGATTCAATGTCTACGGAAAACCTGCAGAATATGATTACAAAAGTTCCAGGCTGTTCCGAGTGCAATGTAGAGGATATCGAAGATTGGTTACATTCTGATTCAATAGATCCTGGGTTCCAATTATTGAGTGACGATGAAATTATTCAGAGTACAAAAGAAGAATCATACCCAGTGGACACAGAAGATGACAATGATTCTACATTTGAATTAGAAGCTGGACCTTCTGCAAGTGAGGCGTTTGCTTGTTTTGAGACTGCCTTAAATTGGATGGAACGACAATCTGAATGCGACCATGTAGACCTTCTGATTGTCGTCAAGCGCTTGAAAGATCTAGCTGCTAAAAAGCGAGTTTCTTCATTAAAACAGCGTACATTgacagaaatgtttaaataaaattattttctttaatatctaaTATGAAGTAAAGTGAGTAAGTTCTTTTATTCTATTAAGTTATGATTAAGTAAAGCGAGTTTGTTCATTAATACACTTACATTgacagaaatgtttaaataaaattattttctttaatatctaaagttaaatgaagtaaagtGAGTAAGTTCTTTTATTCTATTAAGTTATGATTAAGTAAAGCGAGTTTGTTCATTAATACACTTACAttgacaaaaatgttaaaataaaattattttttcaataaagttaCATATTTAATCTTACTTACTTTAATATATATAGCTTTTTTGGTCAAATCCGATTATCCGGATTTCCGATTATCCGGATCGAGTCTGGCCCCAATTGATCCGGATAATTGGAATTCTACTGTACTTCATAAAACTAGTATAACCCACTatcttacaaacacatgtaattttaggcagctctattccagcgttgccaagatatgttcatttataccagttgcttcatctattagCCACTtactaacgcttggcgaaaagaaaaggCCTATTGTAGATGTGGTGTTTATTGTGGGGCGTTGCAAGCTTCTGATTAAATGTGCAAATGCTTCTGCTgttgaatattattattatattatataaataattatctgccgttcggagtcggcttgaaactgtaggaacaacatcaagacgcacgccacaaataggaggaggagctcggccaaacacccaaaaacggtgtacgtgccaattatatataccatatatataaataactatttacgtatattaatctgttgaaatttgtaaattttcgaTTTGTATGGGTAGGTGTGGGTGTTgaatttatgttaattttttcttcttggaTATCTTTCGGACTAGTTagcttaaaaactaaaaactttgtACGGATACTGATGTTGGCGCGGTTATTAATACCTGCATTGTCCTTCTTACGCTTTTCAGAATTTAAGAAGACAATCCAGGGATGTGTTTGTTTggaataaacagtttttttagtaTTCAATATAATATGGAATAAATGTACGTTTCTGAAAAATGAATAGTATATAGAGTATCCGATTTAATGAATAATATTGAAGAGCGGCTGCGCACTTCTCTCCACAGAGATAGTTAAGAAATATTACAGAAAACTCCTTGAATGATTAACTCGATTGAAAATTATAGTTAAGATTTCATACGATAAAGAAGACATTTTTCTTCATAAGAAATTAATATTATCAAATTTAATGTTTTGCTTATTTCTATATTGTCTTTGTTTTACAATTTAATGGTGCATTTCAGGACCAGGACTAGCATTTTTAGTGTATCCTTCTGCCGTACTACAGCTGCCTGGATCACCATTATGGtcctgtttatttttctttatgctACTTCTCATTGGACTCGATTCGCAGTTCTGTACCATGGAAGGTTTCATTACTGCCATTATTGACGAATGGCCACAATTGTTGCGCAAgcgtaaagaaatatttattgccGTGGTCTGTTTACTCAGTTATCTAGTGGGACTTACTTGTATATCCCAGGTGAGTATCTTATACAAATAGTGCAAATAACTAATTATATATgcaaaaagcaataaattatCCTTAAACTTATCATTTTAAACATAAACACGTAAATGTATATTTAGCAAACATTTAACATCATTTGTAaacattaattaaaatgtttaggGAGATAAGCATTTTGGCAAGTTGTagaactaaaaaatttgttgggttttaaaattgtatttttttgtcaGCAACTTTCCGCAATTAAACTCTGACACTTAGACAactatttcaaagttttttttttatcaaacacAAGTTTTAAGAAAGTCTTTGCATGTAAATCTCTGTAAATATCCGTAGATGAAGAAAATGTGTAGAAACTCGAGTAAGTAATAATGTAGAAGGTCTTCTTTTTTCGCCAAGGTCTTCttttagcaagtggcgaatagatgaagcaactggtatacaTACATGAACctacgaggtgtgttaaaaaaaaaaggtttaaaatttcgcgggctacgtacattcgacattcgactttcgattattttttattttttttatgttctcgtctcgaagatatgttcacggtttaacATTATAGCATGTTTAGTATGTTCGTGAGAGGCAtaagaatttttcgaaaaaaattgatcaaagaagttgcaaaaaatgttgtataaaaaatagaattatgtgctaaaaaatacttgaaatgttgttagtgatatacgataAGAGTACTCTaagtcaaaaaaaatattaataatattaaatataagctTTTCAAAGAAAGTCGAGAAGCTGTGAATGACGACACTCGCTGTGGACGCCCCAGCACAGCAACAACCGATTAAAATGttaagaaagtgaagaaaattgttatggagaatcgttactcaaaaatttggaaattttgggcatgaagcatGTGGCAGCGAAAtacgttccaaaattgctgaattttcatcaaacacaacgtcgcatgagcatcgctcaggaattgttgaatgacgttaacgatgatccagatttgcttacaagggtcataactggtgacgaatcatgggtatatggttatgacatcaaAACCTAaacccaatcgtcccaatggaaaaGTCCAGGAGAGATAAGACCAAAAAAAGaacgccaagttcgatcaaatgtcaaggttttgctcactgtttttcttaccacaaggtcgtacggtaaataaggagtataACCTTGACGTTGtgcgccgtttgcgtgaagcaatacgaaaaaaacgcccggaattgtggaaaaaaatgcatggccTTTGCATCATaataatgcacctgctcacttatctttgcttgtgagagattatttggccagaAACACCACCGTGatcatgcctcagccaccgtattcaccagatttcgCCAGCTGCAACTTTTTCGGTTTCCCAAGATTTAGGAGATCCATAAAAGGACGTCGTTTTGCGACTATAGATAtcgcagaaaagaaaaggaaggACATCGCGACGAGCTGTAGAGGTGAGCAACGATGCCTTTGCTCGTATACACAAAATGAATGCGTTGTCAATTTGGCTTTGTTTAGGCACTAACCAAGCTTACGGTAAACGTATGCACTTAGTCTTGCCCTaaattctttgacaaattttgcTATGCATGCGGAGAGAAATCCGCAAAAAAAAGAAGGgaggtttttgcttttgttcgtatggattgtctactcataaattatacttattttttaggaaaatttcgcttattaacaatggagtggggagttAAGGACTAACGTATTGTAGTGATTGCATTtcaaaagtgtggtaaaagtgcatgggagatttacgaattgctgaaaaaacttataataatatttcgagaatgtttgtttaccgcacgatcagtCGTTTTTCCAAACGCCTGAAgtaacagacagaaaaagaagtggtcgtcctcgcgtggttcgaaccagtgcatcCATAAAAGCCGTTGGCTGCAGAAGAAGataattagactcgacagatgcataagaaatattattttcatagatgagaaaatgtttacggttgaagaagtatttaataagcaaaatgacaaaatctatgccaaaacttctaaatatgcaaaaaatgttgttccaagtgtTCAGCGTGGCCATCATCCAGACTccataatggtttggtggggagcgTTTTGTAAAGGCTTTACATCTCTTTATTTCTTTCAGAGGTTAAGAccgggcaaaagtgtaccagcgGGATGTCTTGGAAGgcatggtgaagcagttgagcagtattcccttcaatggagagcgttggatcttgcAGAAAGATTTCGCTCCTGCCCATAATGCAAATACCACCaagcagtggctaaaaagcatattcctgggttcatagccgcaggaGATTggtcgtctggaagtccagatctgaatccattggactacagtttgtggtcagaattagagaacatagcctgtcgaagacctcacagaaatttggagtgtctcaaacaatctttggttcgagcagcgacgtcaatattcATGGAAatcgtgctgcaatagctgaatggcctaattgTTTAAAGGATTGTGTAAAAGCAAACTGCAAATGAAATTGaaagctttttttaatatttacataattaaataaaattaacttcgttaaaaaagaattattattaACTTATTAACATAGTAACTTATAGCAGGACCGTACATTACCATGAGAGGTCCTATGCTCCAACTAGGAGTTAGAGGATCTTATGTATACACATACCTATTTGCATATATCTATAAAGATTAATAAAAAGATAtgccctttatttattatttcattgtgCAGAAATTCGCCGCCCCCCAGTCAGCATTCCAAATATTGTATGATACTTATAAAATACCATCATGGGCGCACGAAGCATACTAAAATGTtctttaatacaacaaaaattattgcattcaTAAACGCAAGCGCATATTTCTCAAAACAAAGCACGTTCATTCATACAACGAGCCCATCATATCTTCCCTCACGCGCTTGAGCTACCCTTTAACCTATTTTTCTTGAGGAAGACAAAAATGTTTGGTGATTCGTAAATTTTTCCGTGGAAAGTTCCCgcattttcatgtattcatatatgtacatatatatatacagattGTCCAGAAAGAGTTTTGACATAGACCATGAATTCAATTTCTCGatttcaatagaaaaaataacactatttatttatatctgaCATCTTTTTTGTATTGGTTCATAATTATTCACAGCATTTAAAGggaattaataacaaaaacttaaaattcttTGGGAAAACAACAACttaagcattaaaattaaataacacaaTATTTTGTTACAGTCAATAAATTGTTTTACAAACTTTAATAAAGGCTTTGTAATTAAATAGACAATGTGAATAcgtaattttttaatcatttaatatttggtatgaTAACTACAGCATTCTTGGATGTCTTTTATGGTCTCTTTTCTTCAAAAAGGCCCACAAATTTCACGTTATGTCGGGACTCTGGGCTTGTGTATTTATAACTTTAACGCAATTGTAGAGAAGCCACATCTGCGCATTACGCTCCTTATGCTTTGGATCGTTATCttggtaaaatttaaattttgtttattctcaGTGATAACCCCAAATATTTTAGCACTGCCGactaagctttttttttaatataatatatattaatatatttaatgtttaatatatttaagataCATAGAGTTATCTATGTAAATTTCTTCTATAAATCCTAGACAGTCGTAGCGAATGGTATTTGTTTTAGCTACTGTGCACCAAGTGCGCGCAAGCATACATTAATGATGTAAAAAAAGGCCGCCATTAGCTTAAAACAAGTTTACGTCTTCAACATTTCGTActtctaaaaatttcaaatccatTCCTCTTTGTTCTCTTAAAAGTTAATTAAGATTTACCTTCACATATGAGAATaaccaattaataaaaatgtacgaAATAAGTAAAATAGTCGCGCatttagaaatttactttgaaaaatattcctgCTTTTTTTGCTGTAGTGTATCtaattgccattcacttgggaggggTAAGGACGATTCTTTTGCAAAAGGTCCCAGCAACTCTCGGAATTAGCCCAAGTATACactgggtagc
The Anastrepha ludens isolate Willacy chromosome X, idAnaLude1.1, whole genome shotgun sequence DNA segment above includes these coding regions:
- the LOC128869184 gene encoding jerky protein homolog-like — its product is MSSKRKRVVLSITDKVKIIEQLNKGVSNKFLAETYNVGTSTISDLKKNSSAILKFASNLQFEDGSPSRKNMKTAENKELEQAMFKWFLQQRSIGNPLSGPILCEKAKIFAEKMDNLSEFKASDGWLRNFKARHGIRELDLCGEKLSADNTAAEKFIEEFKTKIENYDPEFVFNADETGLNWKALPRKTLASKRETSAPGHKVSKDRVTVLTCANSTGNHRLPLLLIGKSKNPRAFKNVKKLPVVYKNQNKAWMTSALFTEWFDDVFIPDVKKYQKKINKKGNVLLLLDNAPTHPSESLLERENGRFKALFLPPNVTSLLQPMDQGIIECMKRLYKKQLLRKLLLADENEEGTKGHKNINIKDCCYMVADAWTSVNAITLKRAWNKINGISTQQQIQEEKENAELKNNEESDKDTDSMSTENLQNMITKVPGCSECNVEDIEDWLHSDSIDPGFQLLSDDEIIQSTKEESYPVDTEDDNDSTFELEAGPSASEAFACFETALNWMERQSECDHVDLLIVVKRLKDLAAKKRVSSLKQRTLTEMFK